In Brachybacterium fresconis, the genomic stretch CCCTGGACGAGGTGCTCTCGGCCAGAGAGAACCTGGAACTGTTCGCCCGGCTGATCGGGCTCTCACGTACCGCGGCCCGGTCGCGGGCAGTCACGCTCCTGGAGCAGGCGGGGCTGAGCGAGCACGGCGGGCAGAAGGTATCCGGGTTCTCCGGTGGCATGCGACGTCGCCTGGACCTCGTGACCTCGATGATCACCCGTCCCGCCGTGCTCCTCATCGACGAGCCGACGACCGGCCTCGATCCGATCGCCCGTCGCACGATCTGGAACGCGGTGCGCTCGTTGGTGGACGAGGGTACGACGGTCCTGTTGACCACGCAGTACCTGGAGGAGGCCGACGAACTGGCCGATGACGTCGTGATCCTGCGCGAGGGTTCCGTAGTCGCCACCGGCACCCCATCGGACTTGAAAGCAATCGTGGGAGAGCCGCGGATGGAACTGCGCGAACCCACCCTCGAAGACGTCTACCTGCATCTGCATCAAGGAGGCGACGCAGCATGAGCGCCACGACGATCGAGCACCACGGTCCGGCTACGGGCCGCATTCTGCGCGAGGCCGTCATCCTGACCGGCCGCGCGATGCGGCACTGGCGGGCGCGACCGATCACGTTCAGCATCCAACTGCTCTTCCCCGTC encodes the following:
- a CDS encoding ABC transporter ATP-binding protein, whose translation is MSPPGSIRVEAVHKTFPRRDKPALAGVDLRVDSGRVCALLGANGAGKTTLVRILTTLTGKDSGTVSVNGWDVDRDPAQVRASIGVVGQYAALDEVLSARENLELFARLIGLSRTAARSRAVTLLEQAGLSEHGGQKVSGFSGGMRRRLDLVTSMITRPAVLLIDEPTTGLDPIARRTIWNAVRSLVDEGTTVLLTTQYLEEADELADDVVILREGSVVATGTPSDLKAIVGEPRMELREPTLEDVYLHLHQGGDAA